Proteins encoded in a region of the Oscillospiraceae bacterium MB24-C1 genome:
- a CDS encoding S8 family peptidase, translating into MEHRLIPLEPNVKFATELLSEGNLLEVIIKFHGDLDEIARQLNGVAERLNENYAILTIPLSSFSNLFTVRGVEYFEMPKSMAYMMQRSMEKSCVPPVQRERSFGLRGKGVLVAIIDSGIDYTHPDFRNEDGSSRILYLWDQSLEGTPPPDFNGGRLFTKEELDAALKSPNPYSVVPSRDVIGHGTAVAGIAAGNGRSSDGQELGVAPESELIVIKLQRSGAIGFALSTAIMRGVKFALDTAQALERPVSINISNGTNDGAHDGNSLFEQYLNSVSERWKCAICVATGNEGSSGHHFFGVAAEKRTNYAEMVVGENIRSLYITLWKNFVDSIEYELIAPSGQSTGNIAATQSVTLTVLDRVQVSVLYGQPNHYTTSQEVYFSLNAIGDSIPQGLWRLSYTGVSVVDGRFDIWLPMTDVVTRQTAFLVPNIQNTITIPATAYKVISVGAYNSLLNTSVDFSGRGMPYGRYGQKPDLVAPGVNVLTTKTGGGYDRFTGTSIATPFVTGSAALMLEWGDIKGNDPFLYGERIKAFLCHSAARSFPRAYPNPEWGYGALNLCDTMGELVIFNQRGGAFR; encoded by the coding sequence TTGGAACACCGGCTCATCCCTTTAGAGCCAAATGTTAAGTTTGCAACCGAGTTGCTGTCTGAAGGGAACCTGTTGGAGGTCATCATCAAATTTCACGGGGACCTCGATGAAATTGCACGCCAGCTCAACGGCGTTGCCGAGCGGCTCAATGAAAATTATGCTATCCTAACCATTCCGCTGAGTTCATTTTCCAATCTGTTTACAGTGCGGGGGGTGGAGTACTTTGAAATGCCTAAATCAATGGCTTATATGATGCAGCGCAGCATGGAAAAATCGTGCGTTCCTCCCGTTCAGCGAGAGAGAAGCTTCGGTCTGCGTGGCAAAGGGGTTTTGGTTGCGATTATTGATTCAGGAATCGATTATACGCACCCCGATTTTCGAAACGAAGACGGCAGTAGCCGAATTTTATACCTGTGGGATCAGTCGCTGGAAGGCACGCCGCCCCCCGACTTTAACGGTGGACGGCTGTTTACCAAAGAGGAGCTGGACGCTGCGCTAAAAAGCCCCAACCCTTACAGCGTGGTGCCCTCCCGCGATGTCATTGGGCACGGCACCGCCGTGGCAGGTATCGCCGCCGGAAACGGCCGGTCAAGCGACGGGCAAGAATTAGGCGTAGCGCCGGAGTCAGAGCTGATTGTCATTAAGCTGCAGCGGTCGGGTGCCATAGGGTTTGCTTTAAGCACCGCAATTATGCGCGGGGTAAAATTTGCGTTGGATACTGCACAGGCGCTTGAAAGACCGGTTTCCATCAACATCAGCAACGGCACCAATGACGGTGCGCACGACGGGAACTCTTTGTTTGAGCAATACCTAAACTCGGTTTCAGAACGCTGGAAATGTGCCATATGTGTCGCGACAGGAAACGAGGGCTCCTCCGGACACCATTTTTTTGGCGTTGCCGCTGAGAAGCGAACCAACTACGCCGAGATGGTGGTCGGAGAAAATATTCGTAGCCTTTATATCACACTATGGAAAAACTTTGTAGATTCTATCGAATATGAACTGATTGCGCCATCTGGGCAGAGTACTGGTAATATCGCTGCCACCCAAAGCGTCACGCTAACGGTGCTCGACCGCGTTCAGGTGTCGGTGCTTTATGGTCAGCCCAACCATTATACCACCAGCCAGGAGGTGTATTTTTCGCTCAACGCAATTGGCGATAGCATTCCACAGGGGTTGTGGCGTTTGTCATACACCGGCGTCAGTGTTGTCGACGGCCGATTTGATATCTGGTTACCGATGACCGACGTCGTAACACGGCAGACCGCTTTTTTGGTGCCGAATATACAGAACACCATCACTATACCGGCTACAGCCTATAAGGTTATTTCGGTCGGTGCATATAACTCATTGCTCAATACCAGTGTCGACTTTTCGGGCCGTGGCATGCCTTATGGCCGATACGGCCAAAAACCCGACCTGGTGGCACCGGGGGTCAATGTTTTAACCACCAAGACGGGCGGCGGCTATGACCGGTTTACCGGCACCAGCATCGCAACACCGTTTGTGACTGGCTCGGCGGCACTGATGCTTGAATGGGGCGACATCAAGGGAAACGACCCATTCTTATATGGCGAGCGCATCAAGGCGTTTTTATGCCACAGTGCAGCGAGGAGCTTTCCGCGCGCCTACCCCAACCCGGAGTGGGGCTATGGTGCGCTAAACCTCTGCGACACGATGGGCGAGCTGGTGATTTTTAACCAGAGGGGAGGCGCATTCCGATAG